The following is a genomic window from Crossiella equi.
CCCGCACGGCCTCCGCCGCGGGCACGACCAGCCGGAAACCCAGTCGCCCGAACCCGTCCGCCAGCACCTCCGCCAGAGCGGCCTGCAGGCGGGCCTGTTCGGCGGCGATGCGGGGGCGCAGGTCGTCCTGGCGCAGGCCGTGGATGCGGAACTCCAGAGCCAGCAGATACCAGTTCTTGTCCTCGCCCAGGGCCGTCATGAAGACACGGGCGGCCTCGGCCAGGGTGTCGTGCAGGCCCTTGTCCGGGGCCGGGGCGACCGCGGTGACGGCGGCGCGCACGCGGTCCAGGCGCGCGGTGAACTCGCGGTGGGACAGAGCCAGGAAGAGGTCTTCCTTCGAGGTGAAGTTCGAGTAGAAGGCGCCCCGGCTGAAGCCCGCGCGTTCGCAGATCAGCTCGACCGGGGTGTCCCGGATGCCGCGTTCGGAGAAGACCTCGTAGGCCGCCTCGACCAGGCGGCGCCGCGTTTCCTCGCGGCGGCGTGTCGGCGCACGCTCCGTCATTCCCGTTCCCCTCCGGTTCGCTCGAACGTGGGCCAGGATACATCGTGCATCGGATACACCGTGTATTACGATACAGCGTGTATCCAAGCTGGCAGGAGTCCCGCTGTGTCGTCATTCCTGTACCGCCTCGGGCGGCTGGCCGCGCGCAGGCGTGGGCTCGTGCTGTTGTTCTGGCTCCTCCTGCTCGGCCTGGCCGGGGGCGGCGCCGCGGTGCTCGGCCAGGGCACCGACGACGCGTTCTCCATCCCCGGCTCGGAGTCCCAGGACGCCCTCGACCACCTCCGCCGGGTCTTCCCCGAGGTCAGCGGGGCCTCCGCGCAGGTCGTGGTGATCACCCCCGGCGGCATCGACACCCCGGGCAACCGCGCCGCCGTGGCCGAGGCCGTCACCAAGCTCAAGGCCGTGGACCAGGTCGCCATGGCCGTCGACCCGTTCGGCCCGGACGTGCGCGACGCCGTCGCGAAGGACGGCCGGGCCGCCATCATCGCCGTACCGCTGCGCGTCCAGCTGGCCGAGATCAAGCCCGGCACCCGCACCGCCGTCACCGCCATCGCCCACGGCCTCGCGGACCGGACCGGCGCCCGCGTGCTCACCGGCGGCGAGGCGTTCGCGGACAAGGTGCCCAAGCTCAGCCCGACCGAGGGCCTCGGCCTGGTCATCGCGCTGGTCGTGCTCGTGGTCATGTTCGGCTCGCTGCTCGCCGCGGGGATGCCGCTGCTCACCGCCGTGCTCGGCGTCGGCGTCTCGGTCGGCCTGGTCTACGCCGCCACCGCCGTGGCCACCGTGTCCTCCACCGCGCCCATGCTCGCGGTCATGCTCGGCCTCGCGGTCGGCATCGACTACGCCCTGTTCCTGCTCTCCCGGCACCGCGACCAGCTCGCCGAGGGCCTGGCGGTCGAGGAGTCCGTGGCCCGCGCCACCGCCACCGCCGGGTCCGCGGTCATCTTCGCCGGGCTCACCGTGGTCATCGCGCTGCTCGGCCTGGCCGTCGCGGGCATCCCGTTCCTGACCGTCATGGGCATCGCCGCCTCGGTCGCGGTCGCCGTCGCGGTGCTCATCGCGATCACGCTCATCCCCGCGCTGCTCGCCTGCGCCGGGAACCGCCTGCGCCCCAAGGCCCCGCGCCAGCGCAAGTCCCGCAAACCCCGCAGGCGCCTCGGCCTGGCCTGGGTGCGCATGGCCACCAAACGCCCGGTCCTCACCGTGGTGGCCGTGGTCGCGCTGCTCGGCCTCGCCACCGTCCCCGCCTTCGAGCTGCGCCTGGCCCTGCCGGACAACGGCACCGAGGAGGAGCACACCCCGGCCCGCGAGGCCTACGACGCGGTCTCCGAGCACTTCGGGCCCGGCTTCAACGGCCCGCTCATCGTCACCGCCGACATCCTGGCCAGCCGCGACCCGATCGGCGTGGTCAACGGCATCGCCGAGGACCTCCGGCGCGTCCAGGGCGTGGCCACGGTCCCGCTCGCCACCCCGAACCCCAAGGGCGACACCGGGATCATCCAGGTCGTGCCCACCACCGGCGCGGACGACCCGGCCACCGGCGCCCTGGTCGAACGCCTGCGCGGCCTGCGCGGCGAGCTTGAGGACCGCTACGGCGTGGCCACCGCGGTGACCGGGTTCACCGCCGTGGCCATCGACGTCTCCGACCAGCTCGGCCGCTCGCTGCTGCCCTTCGGCGTGCTCGTCGTCGGCCTCTCGCTCGTGCTGCTGGCCATGGTGTTCCGCTCGATCCTGGTCCCGGTCAAGGCCACCGTCGGCTACCTGCTCTCCATCGGCGCGGCCTTCGGCGCCACCGCGTTCGTGTTCAACCAGGGGCACCTGGCCGAGCTGTTCGGGGTCACCCGCACCGGCAGCGTGATCAGCTTCCTGCCGATCATCCTCATGGGCGTCCTGTTCGGCCTCGCCATGGACTACGAGGCCTTCCTGGTCTCCCGCATCCGCGAGGACTTCGTGCACGGCGGCGACCCGCACCGGGCCATCGAGACCGGGTTCGTCTCCGCCTCCCGGGTCGTGGTGGCCGCCGCGCTGATCATGTTCGCGGTGTTCGCCGCGTTCGTGCCGGAGGGCTCCTCGACCATCAAACCCATCGCGTTCAGCCTGGCGGTCGGGGTGTTCGTGGACGCCTTCATCGTGCGCATGACCCTGGTCCCGGCCGTGCTGGCCCTGCTCGGCCGCCGCGCCTGGGGCCTGCCGCCGTGGCTGGACCGCAGGCTGCCGGTCTTCGACGCCGAGGGCGACAACCTCATGCACGAGCTGCGCCTGGCCGACTGGCCCGCACCCGGCTCCGACGAGGTGGTCAGCGCGCGCGGCCTGCACGTCGAGGACGACCGCGGCGAGCCCGTGGTGCGCGATGTCGAGCTGCACCTGCGGCCCGGCGAGGTGCTCGCGGTGCGGGGCTCCGGCCCGGTCGGCAAGACCGCGCTGCTGTACACCCTCGCGGGCCGCGTACCGAGGCTGCGCGGCGACCTCAAGGTGTGCGGCGCGGTGCTGCCCCAGCACGTGCACGCCGTGCGCGGCCGCCTCGCCCTCCTCTCCTGCGCCACCGAGCCCGACCCGGCCGCCCGCGTGCGCCGTGCCCTGGACGACGGGCTGCGCCTGCTCGTGCTCGACGACCTGGACCGCGTGGTCGTCACCGAGCAGCGCCAGGCCCTGCGCGAGCTGATCGCCAGCCGCCGCGCCGCGGTCGTGGTGTCCTGCCAGGCCACCGCCCTGGTCGCCGACCTGCTGCCGCCGCACACCCAGACCCTGGACCTCCAGCCGCTCCCCGCCGAGGTGTCGTGATGATGTTCCGCCCTGGCAGCTCCGCCCGCGCCCTCGCCAGCGGGCCCATCACCTGGCGCAGCTGGCTCGGTGTCGTCCTGGTCGCGCTCGTCGTGGCCACCGGGTTCGCCTGGGCGTTCTGGCCCGGCCAGGACAGCCCCGCCCAGGCCGCCGTGGTCAACCTGGACGAGCCGGTCACCGTGCGGGGCCAGCTGGTCCCGCTCGGCCGCGAGCTGGCCGGGGACCTCGTGCACGGCGAGGCCACCGGCT
Proteins encoded in this region:
- a CDS encoding TetR/AcrR family transcriptional regulator: MTERAPTRRREETRRRLVEAAYEVFSERGIRDTPVELICERAGFSRGAFYSNFTSKEDLFLALSHREFTARLDRVRAAVTAVAPAPDKGLHDTLAEAARVFMTALGEDKNWYLLALEFRIHGLRQDDLRPRIAAEQARLQAALAEVLADGFGRLGFRLVVPAAEAVRVLVALYEQALQEFLLSGEDEDRFFAPVMARVLGSLVTRVG
- a CDS encoding MMPL family transporter — encoded protein: MSSFLYRLGRLAARRRGLVLLFWLLLLGLAGGGAAVLGQGTDDAFSIPGSESQDALDHLRRVFPEVSGASAQVVVITPGGIDTPGNRAAVAEAVTKLKAVDQVAMAVDPFGPDVRDAVAKDGRAAIIAVPLRVQLAEIKPGTRTAVTAIAHGLADRTGARVLTGGEAFADKVPKLSPTEGLGLVIALVVLVVMFGSLLAAGMPLLTAVLGVGVSVGLVYAATAVATVSSTAPMLAVMLGLAVGIDYALFLLSRHRDQLAEGLAVEESVARATATAGSAVIFAGLTVVIALLGLAVAGIPFLTVMGIAASVAVAVAVLIAITLIPALLACAGNRLRPKAPRQRKSRKPRRRLGLAWVRMATKRPVLTVVAVVALLGLATVPAFELRLALPDNGTEEEHTPAREAYDAVSEHFGPGFNGPLIVTADILASRDPIGVVNGIAEDLRRVQGVATVPLATPNPKGDTGIIQVVPTTGADDPATGALVERLRGLRGELEDRYGVATAVTGFTAVAIDVSDQLGRSLLPFGVLVVGLSLVLLAMVFRSILVPVKATVGYLLSIGAAFGATAFVFNQGHLAELFGVTRTGSVISFLPIILMGVLFGLAMDYEAFLVSRIREDFVHGGDPHRAIETGFVSASRVVVAAALIMFAVFAAFVPEGSSTIKPIAFSLAVGVFVDAFIVRMTLVPAVLALLGRRAWGLPPWLDRRLPVFDAEGDNLMHELRLADWPAPGSDEVVSARGLHVEDDRGEPVVRDVELHLRPGEVLAVRGSGPVGKTALLYTLAGRVPRLRGDLKVCGAVLPQHVHAVRGRLALLSCATEPDPAARVRRALDDGLRLLVLDDLDRVVVTEQRQALRELIASRRAAVVVSCQATALVADLLPPHTQTLDLQPLPAEVS